Below is a genomic region from Leifsonia sp. Root112D2.
TGCGGCTGGGGAACGAGAGCACGAGCACATCGCCGGTGCGCAGTTCGCGCACCTGGGCGGTGGCGAGCACCATCCACGCGCTCATCTTGGTGTTCTTGACGACCTCGAGCACCTCGGGCCACGCGTCGCGCACCTGCTGCACGGTGACGGCGCCGATGGCGGATGGCACGGGGGCAGCGGATGCCGTCGGTGCGGCGGATGCTGCGGGTGCAGGCGCTTCGGCAGGCTCAGCGACCGAGGCTTCCGCTGGTTGAGGAGCAGCCGACGAAGGAGGCTGCGTCTCGAAACCAGACGTTGGCGCCGCAGGTTTCGAGACGCCGGCTTCGCGCGGCTCCTCAACCAGCGGGGTTGGCGGAGTCGGAGTGGCAACCGGAGTCGGAGTGGCCGGCACAGCACCGTCGGCGACGCCGACGCGGCGCTCGAGGCGTTCCACGCGGGCGAGGGCGCCCCGATCCGTCTCGTCGCTGGAGGGGATGAGCACGCGCGCGATCATGAGCTCGAGGTGCAGCCGCGGGGATGTAGCCCCCGTCATCTCGGTGAGCGCGGCATTGGCGATATCCGCGGTTCGTGACAGCTCGGCGTCGCCGAACTTGGACGCCTGCAGCGCCATGTGGTCGAGCTCGTCTTGCGGCACGCCGCGCAGCACGGCCGCGGCACCCTCCGCGCTCGTGGCCGAGACGACGATGAGGTCGCGCATGCGCTCGAGCAGGTCTTCGACGAAGCGCCGCGGATCTTGCCCCGTCTGGATGACGCGGTCGGCCCCGGCGAACGCACCGGCGGCATCCCGCGCGGCAATCGCGTCGATGACCTCGTCGAGCAGCGAGGCGTGCGTGTAGCCGAGCAGGGCTACAGCGCGCTCGTATTCGATCGAGTCGCTCTCGGAACCGGCCATGAGCTGGTCAAGCAGCGAGAGGGTGTCGCGCGGCGAGCCTCCCCCGGCCCGCACGACGAGCGGCAGCACGCCGGGCGCCACCGTGACGCCCTCGCTGTCGCACATCTGCTGCACATAATCGAGCATCTGCGCGGGCGGCACCAACCGGAACGGGTAATGGTGCGTGCGCGAGCGGATGGTGCCGATGACCTTCTCGGGCTCGGTCGTGGCGAAGATGAACTTGACGTGCTCGGGCGGCTCCTCCACGATCTTCAGCAGCGCGTTGAAGCCCTGCGGCGTGACCATGTGCGCCTCGTCGAGGATGAAGATCTTGTAGCGGTCGCGGGCTGGCGCGAAGATCGCCCGTTCGCGGATGTCTCGGGCATCGTCGACGCCGTTGTGGCTGGCCGCGTCGATCTCGACAACGTCGAGCGAGCCGCCGCCGTCACGGCCCAGCTCGATGCAGCTGGAGCACTTTCCGCACGGGGTGTCGGTGGGGCCCTCGGCACAGTTGAGGCAGCGGGCCAGAATGCGCGCGCTCGTGGTTTTGCCGCAACCGCGCGGACCGCTGAACAGGTACGCGTGGTTGACGCGGTCGCTGCGCAGCGCCGTCATGAGCGGCTCGGTCACCTGGGACTGGCCGATCATCTCGGCAAAGTTCTCTGGCCGATAACGGCGATACAGGGCTGTGACCACGCGTCAATCGTAGTCGGCGCCGCTGACACGCGTGGGCGCCGTTCGCCACCCGCGGATGCCGCCCGCCGGGCCCGCGCGCGGCATCCGCGCGCCTTGCTCGCACTATTCAGGCCGGATGCCGCGACACGCGGTCCAGAGACCGCTCGCGCCCGGCGGGTCGCGGCATCCGCCCTGAATTATGCACAGACTCCGGTTCCTCCCCAGGCTCGCCCCGGAGACGACTGTGCACAAAACAGAGCCGCAGGCACGCGGATGCCACGTGGAGCAGGCAGAGTGCCGGAATGGCGCAAATACTCCCGCTGATGACCTCTCTCGGCCACGTTGCCCAGGCGCGCACCCTCGCTCACTTCGGAATCTCCCGTGGTGAGTTGCTTCGTGCTCTGGGCGACGGCAGTCTCATGCGGGTGCGACGGGGCTGGTTCGCGACAACGCACGCGGATTCCGATCAACTCCGTACGGTCTCGCTCGGTGGACGGATCGGATGTGTAAGCGCTTTGCGCCGTTGGGGCGTTTGGTCTGGTTCCGGCGACGCGCTGCACGTTCAGCTCGCCCCGAACGCATCCCGGCTGAGGCATTCAAGCGGGGCGGCCATCCGCACGGACCGGCCGGGTGTCTGGCATCCGCTCGCACGAGAGAAGCTCAAGCAGGGACGCGCCTTACGCCTCGCAGCGGCCGGAACTCCGGTGCTGCATTGGAGTGGACTGCGCAATGTGGCATCGGGTCACGCCCTGGAGATCGGCTCGGTGCGCAGCCCCGATTGGATCGTGCCGCCCGCGCTCGCGCTGGCACAAGCTCTGCTCTGTCAGAACGAGGAACACGCTCTCGCCTGTCTCGATTCGTCGATCCAGACGCATCTGCTCGAACTGCCCGCCGTGCAGGAACTGATCGCCGCCCTACCACAACGGTTGCACGGTCTTGTCGAGGAGATCACACCCCAGGCGGAGTCTGGATGGGAGACCATTGCCATTCGCCGGGTGCGACGCGGCGGCTACCGAGTGCGGCCCCAGGTTGAGATCCCCGGCGTCGGCCGCTATGACGGGCTGATCGAGGAATGCGTTGGCCTGGAAGTGAACGGCCTCGAGTTTCACAGCGGCAGGGATGAGGTTCTGCGCGATACCGGGCGCGTCCTCGGGGCGCAAATCTGGGGTCTTCCCACAATCAGCATCACTCCGTTCCACATACAGAACGACTGGCCGGCGACGTGGCAGGCCATTGTGCGCACCGTCGAGAGGGAGCGAGCGCTCATCAGCGCGCGCGTGCCCGCGTAGCAGTTGCCAACATGGTCGCCGGTTGCGAATGCGCGGACCGGCGCCGGCCCGCCGCCTTGTGTCTGGGCAGGGCGCGCAGTATTCAGGGCCAAATCGCGACACGCGGATGCCCCAGCTCACGCAAGCGGCGCGGCGCGGCATCCGGCCTGAATAATGCCGGAGCTACGGACAGCGAGTCCGTACGGCGAGCGCTGTCGCTGGTTTCCGGGACCGGAGCCGGCCAGCTCCCGGCGGCCCAGCTTCAGGCAGCCCAGCATCCCGGCGGCTCAGCTCAGGCTGCGCGCACCACGGCCAGGGTCTGGCGGGCGATCTCGAGTTCCTCGTCGGTGGGCACGACGAGCACCGCCACCGGTGAGTCATCGGTGGAGATGCGCCGCGCCTCGCGGGAACGCGCCTCGTTGCGCTCGGTATCCAGCCGGATGCCGAGCGCCTCCAGCCCCGAGAGCGCCCCGGCCCGCACGAACGCCGCGTTCTCGCCGACGCCCGCCGTGAACGAGATGACATCGACACGACCGAGCTCGGCCAGGTACGCGCCAATGTAGTGCTTCAGACGGTGGCTGTACACGTCGAGTGCGAGTTGCGCGGCCTCATCGCCGGCTTCTGCCGCGGAGTGCACGTCGCGCATGTCCAGGTGCCCGGTCATGCCGAGCATGCCGCTGTGCTTGTTGAGCAGCTCGTCGAGGTCATCGGTGGTGGCCCCGGTGCGCCGGTGCAGGTGGAACAACACCGCCGGGTCGATATCGCCCGATCGCGTGCCCATCACGAGACCCTCCAGCGGGGTCATGCCCATGCTCGTGTCCACGGAGCGGCCGCCCGAAATCGCGCAGACGGATGCCCCATTGCCGAGATGCAGCACGATCTGATTGAGCTCCCCCAGCGGCCTCCCGAGAAAGTGCGCCGCCTGCTCGGAAACGTATTTGTGCGAGGTGCCGTGAAAGCCGTAGCGGCGGATGCGGTACTTCTCGGCAAGCGCCGGGTCTATCGCGTAGGTGTAGGCATCCGGGGCCAGCGTTTGGTGAAAGGCGGTGTCGAAGATCGCGACGTGCGGCACGTGCGCGAAGGCCTCGCCAGCCGCGCGGATGCCCTGCAGCGCACCCGGATTGTGCAACGGCGCCAGCTCGGAGAGATCCTCGATGTTGATCTCGACCAGCGGGGTGATGAGCGTCGGCTCGAAGAAGCGCTTGCCGCCGTGCACCACGCGGTGGCCAACCGCGACGGGCGGGTTCGTCTCGAGCGAGGGTCCATGCTCGGCGAAGGCGTCGAGCATCACCCGGAACCCGGCGGTGTGGTCGGGGATCGGCAGTTCCCGGGCGAACGACTCGTCGCCGGCCCGATGGCTCGAGTGGCCGGATGCTTCGCCGATGCGTTCCACAAGTCCGCTCGCGAGAGTGTGCTCCTCCTCCACGTCGATGAGCTGGTACTTGAACGAGGAGGAGCCGCTGTTGACGACGAGGATGGTGGTCATGAGCGGGCCTCCGATGTGGCGGACGCGGCCTGGATGGCGGTGATCGCCACCGTGTTGACGATGTCTTCGATGAGCGCCCCGCGGGAGAGGTCGTTGATGGGCTTGTTCAGGCCCTGCAGCACGGGGCCGATCGCCACCGCCCCGGCGCTGCGCTGCACCGCTTTGTACGTGTTGTTGCCCGTGTTCAGATCGGGGAAGATGAACACGGTCGCCCGGCCGGCCACCTGCGATTCGGGCATCTTCGCCTTCGCGACAGCAGCATCCGCCGCCGCATCGTATTGGATCGGACCCTCGACCGGCAGATCAGGCCTGCGCGAACGCACGAGGGCCGTCGCGGCGCGCACCTTCTCGACATCCGCGCCGGTGCCCGACTCCCCGGTGGAGTAGGAGAGCATCGCCACGCGCGGTTCGATGCCGAACTGCACAGCCGTCTCGGATGCCGAGATGGCGATGTCTGCAAGCTGCTCGGCGGTCGGGTCGGGAATGACCGCGCAGTCGCCGTAGACGAGCACACGGTCGGCGAGCGCCATGAGGAACACGCTCGAGACGACGGAGACCTCGGGCCGGGTCTTGATGATCTCGAACGCGGGGCGAATCGTGTGCGCCGTGGTGTGCGCCGCGCCCGAGACCATGCCGTCGGCCAGTCCCATGTGCACCATCATCGTGCCGAAATACGAGGGGTCCGTTACCGTGTCGGCGGCCTGGTCGAGCGTGATTCCCTTGTGCGCCCGCAGCTTGGCGTACTCGGCGGCGAAGCGATTGCGCAGCACCGGATCGAAGGGGCTAAGCACCTCGGCACGGGAGATGTCGAGGCCGAGCTCGATGGCGCGAGAGCGCACCTCGAACATCTCGCCGAGAATCGTCAGATCGGCGACCTCGCGCGCCAGCAGCGTCGCCGCGGCGCGCAGGATGCGGTCGTCCTCTCCCTCGGGCAGCACGATGTGCTTGCGGTCGGCGCGCGCCCTCTCCAGCAGGCCGTACTCGAACATGAGCGGCGTGACGACGTGCGCGCTCGACAGGTTGAGCCTGTCGAGCAGGGCCGCGGCATCCACGTGCTTGATGAAGAGGGCGAGGGCACTGTCGTACTTGCGTTGCGAGTCGGCGGCGAGCCGGCCGCGGGTGTGGGTGATGCGCACGGCCGTGTCGTAGCTGCCGAGTTCGGTGCCGATGATCGGCAGTGTCGAGCGCACACCGGTGATGAGGCGGTCGATCGGCTCAGGCAGCTCGAAACCGCCGTTGAGCACGATGCCGGCCAGCGACGGGAAGGTGCCCGAGGCGTTGGCCATGAGCACGGCGAGCAGTACCTCGGTTCTGTCGGCGGGAACTATCACGACCGAGCCCTCGATAAGCCTGGGCAGCACATTGTTCATCGACATGGCCGCGACCACCACGCCGAGCGCCTCGCGGCCCAGCAGTTCGGGGTCACCGCGCAGCAGCGTTCCGTCGATGGCCCGCATGATGCTGCGGATGCTCGGCGCGACCAGCAGCGGATCCTCCGGAATTGCCCACGCCGGCACCCCGCTGCCGGTCGTTGAGCCGCCGGTCGCTGAGCGCTGTCCTGAGGAGGCCGCTTGCGGCCGTCTCGAAGGGCCTGCCGACGCGCCCGTCGCCGCCGACACCGCGGCGACGATGTCGTCGAGACGTTGCGGGTCCGCCCGATTCGTGACGACGGCGAGAACGGATGCGTGCTCGTCGCGCAGCTCCGCCAGCGCGATTTCGGTGATCTGCCGCATGTCTTCAGGGGTGCGGGCATCCGCGTTGCCGAGTCGCTCGGCGGCCCCCGGCGAGACGCGCCCGCCGAGCACGAGCAACACGGGTGAGCCGAGGTTCGCGGCGACGCGCGCGTTGTAGCGCAACTCGGTGGGGCTGCCGACATCGGTGAAGTCGGAACCGACAATCACCACCGCGTCGCACTGCGCCTCGACCGCCTTGTAGCGCCCGACAATGAGCGAGAGCGCGGCATCCGGGTCGCTGTGCACGGCCTCATAAGTGGTGCCGACGCACTGCTCGTAGTCAAGATCGACCCCGTCGTGATCGAGCAGCAACTCCAGCACATAGTCGCGCTCCGCCGTGGAGCGGGCGATGGGGCGAAAGACGCCGACGCGGGCCACCGAGCGCACGAGGGTGTCGAGCACCCCGAGAGCCACCGTGGATTTGCCGGTGTGGCCCTCTGCCGACGTGATGTAAATGCTTTTCGCCACGGTGCTCCGTTCCGGCTCGTTGTGCTGATTCCATCTAAGCCGTGCCGGCCGCGGCACGCCAAAGGCTCAGCGCGCAGGACTCATGCGTTGTCGCCACCTGTGGAGTCGGCGCGGACCGGGGCACCGACGGCTTCGTCGGCGGAGCCTTGCGCCACGCCGGTTGCCTCGCCCCACGCCCAGTCGACGACCTCCGGGATGTCCTCGCCGTGCTCCCGCGTCCAGGCCCGGGCACGCAGCCGCGCGTCGATCATCTCCTGGTGCAGGCCGGCGTAGCGCTCGGCGAGACCGGGAACGCGATCGATCACGTCGATCACCAGGTGGTAGCGGTCGATGTCATTGAGCATCGCCATGTCAAACGGCGTGGTCGTTGTGCCCTGCTCCTTGAAACCGCGCACGTGGATGTTCGCGTGCCCGTGCCTGCGGTACGTGAGCCGATGGATCATCCACGGGTAGCCGTGGTAGGCGAAGATCACGGGCTTGTCGTCGGTGAAGATCGCGTCGAAGTCGCGATCGCTCAGCCCGTGCGGGTGCTCGCCCTCCGATTGCAGGCGCATGAGATCGACGACGTTGACGACGCGCACGCGCAGCTCGGGCATCCGCTCACGAAGAATGGATGCCGCGGCGAGCGCCTCGAGAGTCGGCACGTCGCCAGCGGCCGCGAGTACGACATCCGGCTGCTCCCCCGCCTTCTCGGTGCCTGCCCACGGCAGGATGCCGAGACCGCGCGTGCAGTGCGCGATGGCCTCCTCCATGCTGAGCCAGTTGGGCGCCGGCTGTTTGCCCGCCACGACAACGTTCACGTAGTCGACCGAGCGCAGGCAGTGGTCGTAGGTGGAGAGCAGCGTGTTCGCATCGAACGGCAGGTACACGCGCACAATG
It encodes:
- the pta gene encoding phosphate acetyltransferase encodes the protein MAKSIYITSAEGHTGKSTVALGVLDTLVRSVARVGVFRPIARSTAERDYVLELLLDHDGVDLDYEQCVGTTYEAVHSDPDAALSLIVGRYKAVEAQCDAVVIVGSDFTDVGSPTELRYNARVAANLGSPVLLVLGGRVSPGAAERLGNADARTPEDMRQITEIALAELRDEHASVLAVVTNRADPQRLDDIVAAVSAATGASAGPSRRPQAASSGQRSATGGSTTGSGVPAWAIPEDPLLVAPSIRSIMRAIDGTLLRGDPELLGREALGVVVAAMSMNNVLPRLIEGSVVIVPADRTEVLLAVLMANASGTFPSLAGIVLNGGFELPEPIDRLITGVRSTLPIIGTELGSYDTAVRITHTRGRLAADSQRKYDSALALFIKHVDAAALLDRLNLSSAHVVTPLMFEYGLLERARADRKHIVLPEGEDDRILRAAATLLAREVADLTILGEMFEVRSRAIELGLDISRAEVLSPFDPVLRNRFAAEYAKLRAHKGITLDQAADTVTDPSYFGTMMVHMGLADGMVSGAAHTTAHTIRPAFEIIKTRPEVSVVSSVFLMALADRVLVYGDCAVIPDPTAEQLADIAISASETAVQFGIEPRVAMLSYSTGESGTGADVEKVRAATALVRSRRPDLPVEGPIQYDAAADAAVAKAKMPESQVAGRATVFIFPDLNTGNNTYKAVQRSAGAVAIGPVLQGLNKPINDLSRGALIEDIVNTVAITAIQAASATSEARS
- a CDS encoding DNA polymerase III subunit gamma and tau, encoding MVTALYRRYRPENFAEMIGQSQVTEPLMTALRSDRVNHAYLFSGPRGCGKTTSARILARCLNCAEGPTDTPCGKCSSCIELGRDGGGSLDVVEIDAASHNGVDDARDIRERAIFAPARDRYKIFILDEAHMVTPQGFNALLKIVEEPPEHVKFIFATTEPEKVIGTIRSRTHHYPFRLVPPAQMLDYVQQMCDSEGVTVAPGVLPLVVRAGGGSPRDTLSLLDQLMAGSESDSIEYERAVALLGYTHASLLDEVIDAIAARDAAGAFAGADRVIQTGQDPRRFVEDLLERMRDLIVVSATSAEGAAAVLRGVPQDELDHMALQASKFGDAELSRTADIANAALTEMTGATSPRLHLELMIARVLIPSSDETDRGALARVERLERRVGVADGAVPATPTPVATPTPPTPLVEEPREAGVSKPAAPTSGFETQPPSSAAPQPAEASVAEPAEAPAPAASAAPTASAAPVPSAIGAVTVQQVRDAWPEVLEVVKNTKMSAWMVLATAQVRELRTGDVLVLSFPSRKDVDALKQQAPAGQGVGDLLKQAVSDILGIRPALIAKTDDAPAAPARPATSAGRPEQSASSFTPVSTTDWAVAKIPSSEPEPTVPAIVDAAEESPVADVVSAAIEPDDADAPPADEEPPFEEEPPYENVAEAPHSTPAGAAPERAKTAPAASGPGRNVAFQEPQRYGEAVVREILGASFIEEQPAPGNGGR
- a CDS encoding acetate/propionate family kinase — its product is MTTILVVNSGSSSFKYQLIDVEEEHTLASGLVERIGEASGHSSHRAGDESFARELPIPDHTAGFRVMLDAFAEHGPSLETNPPVAVGHRVVHGGKRFFEPTLITPLVEINIEDLSELAPLHNPGALQGIRAAGEAFAHVPHVAIFDTAFHQTLAPDAYTYAIDPALAEKYRIRRYGFHGTSHKYVSEQAAHFLGRPLGELNQIVLHLGNGASVCAISGGRSVDTSMGMTPLEGLVMGTRSGDIDPAVLFHLHRRTGATTDDLDELLNKHSGMLGMTGHLDMRDVHSAAEAGDEAAQLALDVYSHRLKHYIGAYLAELGRVDVISFTAGVGENAAFVRAGALSGLEALGIRLDTERNEARSREARRISTDDSPVAVLVVPTDEELEIARQTLAVVRAA